A portion of the Pithys albifrons albifrons isolate INPA30051 chromosome 1, PitAlb_v1, whole genome shotgun sequence genome contains these proteins:
- the LOC139668364 gene encoding fibronectin type III domain-containing protein 9-like isoform X1 → MGITIQNITGNTAMVIWPKMASCVDSFYSIMYHPNWNSMLSSYSRKSFQKEERVPTSRSSFVVENLTPLTRYIMCVTCQSANPSSDQCRVFNTLEQDPASASNTKKELALGIWLTSSVLLLIIAAILLYGCVHLLCRRRRERLQEQNRTSKQDYGEAWTKSVAYTSEEFSRQRQVMQDIEEKHPGGIQLATIIENPAVCNEPVSEETSSDKPVMSTSKNHE, encoded by the coding sequence ATGGGAATAACCATCCAAAACATCACAGGAAACACAGCAATGGTAATTTGGCCAAAAATGGCCAGTTGTGTTGACAGCTTTTACAGCATCATGTACCACCCTAACTGGAACAGCATGCTATCCAGCTACTCGAGAAAGAGCTTTCAGAAGGAAGAGAGGGTGCCCACCAGTCGTTCCTCCTTTGTTGTTGAAAACCTGACTCCGCTAACCAGGTATATCATGTGTGTGACCTGCCAGTCCGCAAACCCCTCCAGTGACCAGTGCAGAGTGTTTAACACGCTGGAGCAAGACCCAGCATCTGCAAGCAACACCAAGAaagagctggcactgggcaTCTGGCTCACAAGCAGCGTTCTGCTCCTCATCATTGCTGCAATCCTCCTCTACGGCTGCGTGCACCTCCTGTGCCGCAGGAGACGCGAGCGTTTGCAAGAGCAAAACAGGACCTCCAAACAAGACTATGGGGAGGCATGGACCAAAAGTGTGGCTTACACCTCGGAGGAGTTCAGCAGACAGAGACAAGTGATGCAGGACATTGAGGAAAAGCATCCAGGTGGCATCCAGCTGGCCACAATCATAGAGAATCCTGCAGTGTGCAATGAGCCTGTGTCGGAGGAGACCTCCTCCGACAAGCCTGTCATGTCGACTTCCAAAAATCATGAATGA
- the LOC139668364 gene encoding fibronectin type III domain-containing protein 9-like isoform X2, which yields MGITIQNITGNTAMVIWPKMASCVDSFYSIMYHPNWNSMLSSYSRKSFQKEERVPTSRSSFVVENLTPLTRYIMCVTCQSANPSSDQCRVFNTLEQDPASASNTKKELALGIWLTSSVLLLIIAAILLYGCVHLLCRRRRERLQEQNRTSKQDYGEAWTKSVAYTSEEFSRQRQVMQDIEEKHPGGIQLATIIENPAVCNEPVMSTSKNHE from the exons ATGGGAATAACCATCCAAAACATCACAGGAAACACAGCAATGGTAATTTGGCCAAAAATGGCCAGTTGTGTTGACAGCTTTTACAGCATCATGTACCACCCTAACTGGAACAGCATGCTATCCAGCTACTCGAGAAAGAGCTTTCAGAAGGAAGAGAGGGTGCCCACCAGTCGTTCCTCCTTTGTTGTTGAAAACCTGACTCCGCTAACCAGGTATATCATGTGTGTGACCTGCCAGTCCGCAAACCCCTCCAGTGACCAGTGCAGAGTGTTTAACACGCTGGAGCAAGACCCAGCATCTGCAAGCAACACCAAGAaagagctggcactgggcaTCTGGCTCACAAGCAGCGTTCTGCTCCTCATCATTGCTGCAATCCTCCTCTACGGCTGCGTGCACCTCCTGTGCCGCAGGAGACGCGAGCGTTTGCAAGAGCAAAACAGGACCTCCAAACAAGACTATGGGGAGGCATGGACCAAAAGTGTGGCTTACACCTCGGAGGAGTTCAGCAGACAGAGACAAGTGATGCAGGACATTGAGGAAAAGCATCCAGGTGGCATCCAGCTGGCCACAATCATAGAGAATCCTGCAGTGTGCAATGAGC CTGTCATGTCGACTTCCAAAAATCATGAATGA